The following are encoded together in the Qingshengfaniella alkalisoli genome:
- a CDS encoding amino acid ABC transporter ATP-binding protein, with product MTHQNKSRPEGQPIVRMEKLNKHFGDLHVLNDIDLEVTPGEVVVIIGASGSGKSTLIRCINGLEEFQKGFLEVDGNQLEPHGKASRALRQIRTEVGMVFQQFNLFPHLSVQDNVTLAPTKVRHASPDDAHKTALKLLERVGIADQAEKFPSQLSGGQQQRVALSRALAMEPKLMLFDEPTSALDPEMIGEVLDAMRELARDGMTMIIVTHEMGFAREVADRVIYIHKGEIVEQGTPEQVFDNPQHERTRSFLARVLRH from the coding sequence ATGACACACCAGAATAAATCACGGCCCGAAGGCCAGCCCATCGTGCGTATGGAAAAGCTGAACAAGCATTTCGGTGACTTGCATGTTCTCAACGATATCGACCTTGAAGTTACACCCGGCGAGGTGGTCGTAATCATCGGAGCCAGTGGTTCGGGCAAATCCACGTTGATCCGCTGCATCAACGGGCTGGAGGAATTCCAGAAGGGTTTTCTTGAGGTTGACGGCAACCAGTTGGAACCCCATGGCAAGGCCAGCCGTGCACTGCGCCAGATCCGCACCGAGGTGGGGATGGTGTTTCAGCAGTTCAACCTGTTCCCGCATTTAAGCGTGCAGGACAATGTGACGCTCGCGCCGACCAAGGTCCGCCATGCCAGCCCCGATGACGCACACAAGACCGCGCTGAAGTTGCTAGAACGCGTCGGTATCGCTGATCAGGCGGAAAAGTTCCCGTCGCAACTGTCGGGCGGTCAGCAGCAGCGTGTCGCCTTGAGCAGAGCTTTGGCGATGGAGCCGAAGCTGATGCTGTTCGATGAGCCGACCTCGGCGCTTGATCCCGAAATGATTGGTGAAGTGCTGGACGCGATGCGCGAACTTGCGCGCGATGGCATGACAATGATCATCGTCACCCACGAGATGGGATTTGCCCGCGAAGTGGCGGACCGGGTGATTTACATCCATAAGGGCGAGATCGTGGAACAAGGGACGCCCGAGCAGGTCTTCGACAACCCGCAGCATGAGCGTACCCGTAGCTTCTTGGCGCGTGTTCTCCGGCACTAG
- a CDS encoding amino acid ABC transporter permease, whose amino-acid sequence MDLTFQFDWQAAFASIPYLLKGVPYTLLISFGGLAIGFVIGIVFGLMRISAHPWLRWPAVAYIEVFRGTPVLVQVLFIFYGLPQLLGGPIDALTAGIAAIAVNSGAYISEIVRGGVQSIAVGQSEAGLSLGLSKTQTFRYVIWPQSFRRMIPALGNQCIISIKDTSLFAVIGVGELVRQGQIYIATTFTALEVYLMVALIYLAITLTLSILLRTLESKGLVGQ is encoded by the coding sequence TTGGATCTTACATTTCAGTTTGACTGGCAGGCGGCATTTGCCTCCATCCCTTATCTTCTCAAAGGCGTCCCATATACGCTGCTGATCTCGTTCGGCGGGCTTGCCATCGGTTTCGTCATCGGCATCGTGTTCGGCTTGATGCGTATAAGCGCCCATCCATGGCTGCGCTGGCCCGCGGTAGCCTATATCGAGGTGTTTCGCGGCACGCCGGTGCTCGTTCAGGTGCTTTTCATCTTCTACGGTCTGCCGCAGCTGTTGGGCGGCCCGATTGACGCCCTGACGGCGGGCATAGCAGCGATCGCCGTTAACTCCGGCGCGTATATTTCCGAGATCGTGCGGGGTGGGGTGCAGTCCATCGCTGTCGGTCAAAGCGAGGCGGGGCTATCACTTGGGCTGTCAAAAACGCAAACCTTCCGATACGTGATCTGGCCTCAGAGTTTCCGTCGCATGATCCCGGCGCTCGGCAACCAGTGTATCATCAGCATCAAGGATACGTCGCTGTTTGCCGTCATCGGCGTAGGGGAACTGGTGCGGCAGGGACAGATCTACATCGCCACGACGTTTACAGCACTTGAAGTCTATCTGATGGTCGCGCTCATCTATCTGGCGATCACGCTGACACTATCCATTCTGTTGCGCACGCTGGAAAGCAAAGGGCTGGTCGGACAATGA
- the betB gene encoding betaine-aldehyde dehydrogenase, protein MTFDPQPRASHFIDGEYVEDTSGEAMEVIYPATGNIIATIHTATPEVIERAITSAQQAQKEWALKSGTERGRVLRRAADILRERNHELSVLETHDTGKPLQETLVADATSAADALEYFGGLAGTLTGEHIPLGEDWAYTIREPLGVCVGIGAWNYPTQIAAWKAAPALACGNAMIFKPSETTPLCALKLAEILVEAGLPAGLFNVIQGAGEVGGPLVADARVAKVSLTGSVATGRKVYAAAAAGMKHVTMELGGKSPLIIFDDAYIEDAVGGAILANFYSSGQICSNGTRVFVQSGIKERFLARLAERLSDAVIGDPMEEKTNFGPMVSQAQRDIALRYIEIGKSEGARIVHGGDTLDQPGFYMQPTVFADVRDDMKIAQEEIFGPVMSVLDFDDEDDVLTRANATDFGLAAGVFTKDLARAHRVVRAFEAGTCYVNSYNDAPVEVPFGGVKASGIGRENSKAAIEHYSRLKSVYVRMGSVEAPF, encoded by the coding sequence ATGACTTTTGACCCCCAACCACGCGCAAGCCATTTCATTGACGGCGAGTATGTCGAAGACACGTCCGGCGAGGCAATGGAGGTAATCTATCCCGCAACAGGAAACATCATCGCCACGATCCACACCGCAACGCCCGAGGTCATCGAGCGTGCAATTACCAGTGCGCAGCAGGCACAAAAGGAATGGGCGCTCAAATCCGGCACCGAACGCGGCCGCGTCCTTCGACGCGCCGCTGACATCCTGCGCGAACGCAATCACGAGTTGTCGGTTCTGGAAACTCACGACACGGGCAAGCCCCTTCAGGAAACCTTGGTGGCGGATGCGACCAGCGCAGCCGATGCGCTCGAATATTTTGGTGGCCTTGCCGGTACCCTGACAGGCGAACACATTCCGCTGGGTGAGGACTGGGCCTACACGATCCGGGAACCGCTGGGGGTTTGCGTTGGCATTGGCGCATGGAACTACCCGACGCAGATCGCTGCATGGAAGGCCGCCCCGGCGCTGGCATGTGGCAATGCCATGATCTTCAAACCGTCGGAGACGACACCGCTATGCGCGTTGAAGCTGGCCGAAATCCTTGTCGAGGCGGGACTTCCGGCGGGCTTGTTCAACGTCATCCAAGGCGCCGGTGAGGTAGGCGGGCCGCTGGTCGCGGACGCGCGCGTCGCCAAGGTATCCCTGACAGGATCGGTGGCGACGGGGCGCAAGGTCTATGCCGCTGCGGCTGCGGGTATGAAACACGTCACGATGGAGCTGGGCGGTAAATCACCGCTGATCATCTTTGACGACGCGTATATCGAGGATGCGGTTGGTGGTGCAATCCTTGCTAACTTCTATTCGTCGGGACAGATCTGTTCCAACGGAACGCGGGTGTTTGTTCAATCGGGGATCAAGGAACGCTTTCTGGCCCGCCTTGCCGAGCGGTTGTCCGATGCCGTCATCGGCGACCCGATGGAGGAGAAGACGAATTTCGGGCCGATGGTCAGCCAGGCGCAGCGCGATATTGCGCTCCGCTATATCGAGATCGGTAAATCCGAAGGCGCCCGGATCGTCCATGGCGGTGACACGCTGGATCAGCCGGGGTTTTACATGCAGCCCACGGTGTTTGCAGATGTGCGCGACGACATGAAGATCGCGCAGGAAGAAATCTTCGGGCCGGTCATGTCGGTTCTCGATTTCGACGACGAAGACGACGTGCTGACACGTGCAAATGCGACAGATTTCGGACTTGCCGCAGGCGTCTTCACGAAGGATCTGGCGCGCGCGCACAGGGTCGTTCGCGCATTTGAAGCCGGCACCTGTTACGTCAATTCCTACAACGATGCGCCGGTGGAAGTCCCGTTCGGCGGAGTGAAGGCATCCGGGATCGGTCGTGAAAATTCCAAGGCCGCCATCGAACATTACAGCCGGTTGAAATCGGTCTATGTCCGCATGGGATCGGTTGAAGCCCCCTTCTAG
- the betI gene encoding choline-responsive transcriptional repressor BetI — protein MPKVGMEPIRKDALIRATITEIGRTGSLEVTVSQIARSAGMSSALAHHYFGSKNNLFLSSMRHILTIFGKEVRAEMAKVDDPRKRIEAIIRTSFSEQNFQPAVISAWLNFYVLAQKSDDATRLLRVYQRRLRSNLVAELRPLLGPGAPKAAQGIAALIDGIYIRRALRDEPLDPLEAEELVNDYLDLCLKRYLVT, from the coding sequence ATGCCGAAAGTTGGGATGGAGCCGATCCGCAAGGATGCCCTGATCCGCGCCACGATCACTGAGATCGGGCGTACGGGGTCGCTTGAGGTGACTGTCAGTCAGATCGCGCGCAGCGCCGGCATGTCCAGTGCGCTCGCTCACCACTATTTTGGAAGCAAGAACAACCTGTTCCTATCTTCGATGCGTCACATCCTTACGATATTCGGCAAGGAAGTGCGGGCGGAGATGGCCAAGGTTGATGACCCTCGGAAACGGATCGAGGCGATCATTCGCACGAGCTTTTCCGAACAGAATTTCCAACCGGCCGTGATAAGCGCGTGGCTCAATTTCTACGTACTTGCTCAAAAATCAGACGACGCGACGCGGCTGCTTAGGGTCTATCAAAGACGACTCAGATCGAATCTGGTTGCCGAGTTGCGACCACTGCTTGGACCCGGCGCGCCGAAGGCGGCGCAGGGCATCGCGGCGTTGATCGATGGAATCTACATCAGAAGGGCGCTCCGCGATGAACCGCTGGACCCGCTCGAAGCCGAAGAACTTGTAAACGACTATCTGGACCTATGCCTGAAACGCTATCTCGTGACATGA
- the choW gene encoding choline ABC transporter permease subunit, whose translation MEWLTETKIPVGKTASDIFDWLQDNGSAFFDGLAAVMEWLIDGILWILQTPHPLMVVAVFVGITWFIHKSWKMCLFVGLGFLFILNQGYWEETTESLTLVLSSCAVCMAIGVPIGIVAAHRPKLYRAMRPVLDLMQTLPTFVYLIPAIVFFGIGMVPGLIATVIFVLPAPIRLTHLGISSTPTPLLEAADAFGATAGQKLWKVELPYAAPQIMTGLNQTIMLSLSMVVIAALVGADGLGVPVVRALNQVNTALGFESGFIIVVVAIMLDRILRVERK comes from the coding sequence ATGGAATGGCTAACCGAGACGAAGATCCCGGTCGGCAAGACCGCGAGTGATATATTTGACTGGTTACAAGACAACGGGTCGGCGTTTTTTGATGGATTGGCGGCGGTCATGGAATGGCTGATCGATGGAATTCTATGGATCTTGCAGACCCCCCATCCGCTGATGGTTGTTGCGGTTTTCGTCGGGATCACGTGGTTCATTCATAAAAGCTGGAAGATGTGCCTGTTCGTCGGGCTCGGCTTTCTCTTCATTCTCAATCAGGGATACTGGGAAGAAACGACGGAGAGCCTGACCCTTGTGCTATCCTCTTGTGCCGTCTGCATGGCAATCGGCGTGCCGATCGGAATCGTCGCCGCCCATCGTCCGAAACTGTATCGCGCGATGCGACCGGTTCTGGACTTGATGCAGACGCTTCCGACTTTTGTCTACCTGATCCCGGCGATCGTCTTTTTCGGCATTGGAATGGTACCTGGGCTGATCGCGACGGTTATCTTCGTACTGCCAGCGCCCATTCGGCTAACGCATTTGGGAATATCTTCTACACCGACGCCGTTACTGGAAGCCGCTGACGCCTTTGGAGCGACCGCCGGACAGAAACTCTGGAAAGTCGAACTGCCCTACGCGGCGCCGCAAATCATGACGGGGCTGAACCAAACGATCATGTTGTCCCTGTCGATGGTGGTCATAGCTGCCCTCGTCGGTGCTGACGGTCTGGGTGTGCCAGTTGTTCGCGCGCTGAACCAGGTGAACACGGCACTGGGTTTTGAAAGTGGTTTTATCATTGTCGTCGTCGCGATCATGCTTGACCGAATTCTACGGGTGGAACGCAAATGA
- the betC gene encoding choline-sulfatase has product MTQPNILIFMVDQLNGTLFPDGPADWLHAPNLKRLAAKSTRFRNCYTASPLCAPGRASFMSGQLPSRTRVYDNAAEFASDIPTYAHHLRRAGYQTCLSGKMHFVGPDQLHGFEERLTTDIYPADFGWTPDYRKPGERIDWWYHNMGSVTGSGIAEISNQMEYDDEVAYHATRKVYDLARGTDERPWCMTVSFTHPHDPYVARRKYWDLYEDCEHLLPEVPAIAYEDHDPHSRRIFDANDWRSFDITEDDIRRSRRAYFANISYLDDKIGEVMEALDATGQEAIILFVSDHGDMLGERGLWFKMSFYEGSARVPMMISAPSMTPGLVQDPVSNIDVCPTLCDLAGVDMSEVAPWTTGESLVHLGRGGARETPVAMEYAAEASYAPMVCLRDVHWKYTNCTLDPEQLFDLAADPHERVNRADDPECAEVLARFRIIAAARWDLDRFDAEVRQSQARRRVVYEALRQGGYYPWDYQPLQKASERYMRNHMDLNVVEERQRFPRRVSQ; this is encoded by the coding sequence ATGACTCAGCCGAACATACTTATCTTCATGGTCGATCAGTTGAACGGGACGCTGTTTCCCGACGGCCCCGCCGACTGGCTGCATGCTCCCAATCTGAAGCGGCTGGCGGCGAAGTCCACGCGGTTCCGCAACTGCTACACTGCCTCACCGCTCTGCGCGCCAGGGCGCGCCAGTTTCATGTCGGGTCAACTTCCCAGCCGCACACGCGTCTATGACAACGCGGCGGAGTTTGCCTCTGACATCCCGACCTACGCACACCACCTGCGGCGTGCCGGATACCAGACCTGCCTGTCAGGCAAGATGCATTTCGTCGGCCCTGACCAACTTCACGGATTCGAAGAGCGACTGACGACCGACATCTATCCAGCCGATTTCGGATGGACGCCGGACTATCGCAAGCCGGGCGAACGGATCGACTGGTGGTATCACAATATGGGTTCGGTCACGGGATCGGGGATCGCCGAGATTTCCAACCAGATGGAGTATGACGACGAAGTCGCCTACCACGCGACGCGGAAAGTATACGATCTTGCGCGTGGCACGGATGAGCGCCCATGGTGCATGACGGTCAGCTTCACGCACCCGCATGATCCTTATGTCGCGCGCCGGAAATACTGGGATCTCTACGAGGATTGCGAGCATCTTTTGCCGGAGGTGCCTGCAATCGCGTATGAAGATCACGACCCGCATTCCCGGCGCATCTTTGATGCCAATGACTGGCGGTCTTTCGACATAACCGAAGATGACATCAGACGGTCACGGCGGGCGTATTTCGCGAATATTTCCTATCTGGACGACAAGATCGGCGAGGTGATGGAGGCGCTTGACGCGACAGGGCAAGAGGCCATCATCCTGTTCGTGTCAGATCACGGCGACATGCTTGGCGAGCGCGGGCTTTGGTTCAAGATGTCTTTCTATGAAGGCTCTGCGCGTGTTCCGATGATGATCAGCGCCCCGTCGATGACACCGGGACTTGTCCAAGACCCGGTATCGAATATCGATGTCTGCCCTACCCTTTGTGATCTGGCCGGGGTCGATATGTCAGAGGTCGCGCCATGGACGACCGGTGAAAGTCTGGTCCATCTGGGCCGGGGCGGGGCGCGCGAAACACCCGTTGCGATGGAATACGCGGCGGAGGCGTCATATGCGCCGATGGTGTGTCTGCGGGACGTACACTGGAAGTACACCAACTGTACACTGGACCCCGAACAGCTATTCGATCTGGCCGCCGACCCGCATGAACGCGTGAACCGCGCGGATGATCCCGAATGTGCAGAGGTACTTGCCCGGTTCCGCATCATAGCTGCGGCGCGATGGGACCTTGATCGCTTCGACGCCGAGGTCCGCCAAAGCCAGGCGCGGCGCCGGGTCGTCTACGAGGCCCTGCGCCAAGGCGGCTATTACCCCTGGGACTACCAGCCGCTGCAAAAGGCATCAGAGCGCTATATGCGCAACCACATGGATTTGAACGTCGTCGAGGAACGCCAGCGCTTTCCTCGCCGTGTGTCGCAGTGA
- the betA gene encoding choline dehydrogenase, which translates to MQADYVIVGAGSAGCAMAYRLSEAGKSVLVIEHGGTDAGPFIQMPAALSYPMNMSRYDWGYMSEPEPHLGGRQLVVPRGKVIGGSSSINGMVYVRGNACDYDHWAESGAEGWGYANVLPYFKRLESWHSGGHGGDPEWRGSDGPLHVTRGPRSNPLFQAFVDAGREAGYETTNDYNGEKQEGFGPMEQTVWKGRRWSAANAYLRPALKRQNCHLVRGFARRVVIENGRATGVEIDRGGKIETISAGREVILAASSLNSPKLLMLSGIGPAAHLREHGIEVVADRAGVGQNLQDHLELYLQMASSQPITLYKHWNLFSKALIGAQWLLTRKGLGASNQFESAAFIRSRAGVQYPDIQYHFLPIAVRYDGQAAAEGHGFQAHVGPMRSASRGAVSLKSADPSDAPKILFNYMSHDSDWEDFRACIRLTREIFAQDAFKPYVKHEIQPGDAVQSDAALDDFIREHVESAYHPCGTCRMGRADDPMAVVDPDTRVIGVDGLRVADSSIFPRITNGNLNGPSILVGEKASDHILGRDPLPSSNAKPWVHPNWQNSQR; encoded by the coding sequence ATGCAAGCAGATTATGTCATCGTCGGTGCAGGCAGCGCAGGCTGCGCCATGGCCTATCGTCTTAGCGAAGCAGGAAAGTCCGTGCTCGTGATTGAACACGGCGGCACTGATGCGGGGCCCTTCATCCAGATGCCCGCCGCACTGTCCTATCCTATGAACATGTCCCGCTATGACTGGGGCTATATGTCCGAGCCAGAGCCGCATCTGGGCGGGCGGCAGCTTGTCGTGCCGCGCGGCAAGGTGATCGGGGGGTCGTCCTCGATCAACGGGATGGTCTATGTGCGCGGCAACGCCTGCGATTACGACCACTGGGCGGAAAGTGGCGCGGAAGGCTGGGGCTACGCGAATGTCCTGCCCTATTTCAAGCGGCTGGAAAGCTGGCATTCAGGCGGCCATGGCGGCGATCCCGAATGGCGCGGTTCCGACGGACCGCTGCATGTGACGCGCGGCCCGCGAAGCAACCCGCTGTTCCAGGCCTTCGTCGATGCCGGACGGGAAGCCGGTTACGAGACCACGAACGACTACAACGGCGAAAAGCAGGAAGGTTTCGGCCCGATGGAACAGACGGTCTGGAAAGGCCGTCGCTGGTCTGCTGCGAATGCCTATCTGCGCCCGGCGCTCAAACGCCAGAACTGCCATCTGGTACGCGGCTTCGCGCGGCGGGTCGTCATCGAGAACGGCAGGGCCACCGGAGTCGAAATCGACCGCGGCGGCAAGATCGAGACGATCTCTGCCGGTCGAGAGGTGATCCTTGCTGCATCATCGCTGAACTCCCCCAAGCTGCTGATGCTGTCGGGTATTGGCCCGGCCGCGCATCTGCGCGAGCATGGGATCGAGGTTGTCGCGGATCGTGCCGGTGTGGGGCAGAACCTGCAGGACCACCTTGAGCTGTACCTGCAAATGGCGTCGAGCCAGCCGATCACGCTTTACAAGCACTGGAATCTCTTCAGCAAGGCGTTGATCGGCGCGCAGTGGTTGCTGACCCGCAAGGGGCTGGGCGCGTCGAACCAGTTCGAAAGCGCGGCCTTCATACGTAGCCGCGCCGGGGTCCAGTACCCCGATATCCAGTATCATTTTCTACCGATCGCCGTGCGCTATGACGGTCAGGCGGCCGCTGAAGGGCACGGGTTCCAGGCCCATGTCGGGCCGATGCGGTCGGCATCGCGGGGGGCGGTGTCGTTGAAGTCGGCCGATCCGTCAGACGCGCCGAAGATCCTGTTCAACTACATGTCGCATGACAGCGACTGGGAAGATTTCCGGGCCTGCATTCGTCTGACCCGAGAGATCTTTGCCCAAGATGCCTTCAAGCCATACGTCAAGCACGAGATCCAGCCCGGCGACGCCGTCCAGAGCGATGCGGCGCTGGACGATTTCATCCGCGAACATGTCGAAAGCGCCTACCACCCCTGCGGCACATGCCGGATGGGCCGCGCGGATGATCCGATGGCAGTCGTCGATCCGGACACGCGGGTGATCGGGGTGGACGGTCTGCGCGTGGCGGACAGCTCGATCTTTCCGCGCATCACCAATGGCAATCTGAACGGGCCTTCCATCCTGGTGGGTGAAAAGGCGTCCGATCACATCCTGGGGCGCGATCCTCTGCCATCGTCAAACGCAAAACCCTGGGTGCATCCCAACTGGCAGAACAGCCAGCGATAG
- the choV gene encoding choline ABC transporter ATP-binding protein has translation MTAVVFDNVSIVFGNKPQIALPLMDQGQDRAEVKEATEQVLGVHNCSLTVEEGEILVLMGLSGSGKSTLLRAVNGLNPVVRGRVLVNDGNEMADVTNASDATLRHLRQKRVAMVFQQFGLLPWRSVRENVGLGLELAGLPAKERDAQVEQQLDLVGLSDWADRPVSDLSGGMQQRVGLARAFATEAPILLMDEPFSALDPLIRNRLQDELLELQRKLGRTIIFVSHDLDEAFKLGDRIAIMDGGRIVQCGTPQEIFTDPATDYVADFVAHMNPLGVLRASDVLEPPTDDDFAATVELDASIQEVMQAAHDVHAPVAVEKDGKLVGRITRNGILGKLLDPRQ, from the coding sequence ATGACAGCAGTCGTCTTCGATAACGTCTCGATCGTTTTTGGCAACAAGCCGCAGATCGCCTTGCCCTTGATGGATCAGGGGCAGGACCGCGCGGAAGTCAAGGAAGCAACTGAGCAGGTTCTCGGCGTGCACAACTGTTCGCTAACGGTGGAAGAGGGCGAGATACTCGTTCTGATGGGTCTTTCCGGCTCTGGGAAGTCGACTCTTTTGCGTGCCGTGAACGGGCTGAACCCGGTGGTGCGCGGTCGCGTGCTGGTCAATGATGGCAACGAGATGGCCGACGTGACCAATGCCTCAGATGCCACTTTGCGGCATCTGAGGCAAAAGCGTGTTGCGATGGTGTTCCAGCAGTTTGGACTTCTTCCATGGCGGAGCGTGCGTGAGAATGTCGGGCTGGGGCTGGAGTTGGCGGGTTTGCCTGCGAAAGAACGCGATGCCCAGGTGGAGCAGCAACTTGACCTTGTCGGTCTATCCGATTGGGCTGACCGTCCCGTAAGCGATCTGTCGGGTGGGATGCAGCAGCGTGTCGGTCTTGCGCGTGCGTTCGCGACCGAGGCGCCGATCTTGCTGATGGATGAACCCTTTTCGGCCCTTGACCCGCTGATCCGAAACCGTCTTCAGGACGAATTGCTTGAATTGCAGCGGAAACTGGGGCGCACAATCATCTTCGTCAGCCATGATCTGGATGAAGCATTTAAGCTGGGTGACAGGATTGCCATCATGGACGGCGGACGTATCGTGCAATGTGGCACGCCGCAGGAAATTTTCACTGACCCAGCAACCGATTATGTTGCGGATTTCGTCGCGCACATGAACCCGCTCGGCGTCTTGCGGGCAAGCGATGTGCTGGAGCCGCCGACCGATGATGACTTTGCCGCGACGGTCGAACTGGATGCAAGCATTCAGGAGGTCATGCAAGCCGCCCATGATGTGCATGCGCCAGTGGCTGTCGAGAAGGATGGCAAGCTGGTCGGACGCATAACCCGTAACGGGATTCTTGGGAAACTGCTTGATCCTAGACAATAG
- a CDS encoding transporter substrate-binding domain-containing protein, with translation MKTLFKTIALCATTSLSFSAVAYADTAKVVTDPSFVPFEMMDQDTGEMTGFDMDIIRELADRAGFEIEINTMDFNGIIPAVQTGSVDIAIAGITITDERSEIVDFSDPYYDSGLKILVGANQDDVESIEDLEGMTIGTKIGSTSFDYLTETLGDTATITPYPGSSDMYMALLGGSVDAVFYDAPNVGYFAQTRGEGRVKVVGPLYEGQQYGIAFVKGSELVDPVNEALAAMREDGTYDEIHTKWFGSSSN, from the coding sequence ATGAAAACGCTATTCAAGACTATCGCTCTTTGTGCGACGACCAGCCTGTCGTTCAGTGCGGTTGCTTATGCGGACACGGCGAAAGTAGTTACGGATCCAAGCTTTGTCCCGTTCGAGATGATGGACCAGGACACCGGCGAGATGACCGGTTTTGACATGGATATCATCCGTGAGCTTGCCGATCGTGCGGGTTTTGAGATCGAAATCAATACGATGGACTTCAACGGCATCATTCCTGCGGTTCAAACCGGCAGCGTAGATATCGCGATTGCGGGCATCACGATCACGGATGAACGCTCTGAGATCGTCGATTTTTCTGACCCGTATTATGACAGCGGCCTGAAAATCCTCGTCGGTGCCAATCAGGATGATGTGGAAAGCATCGAGGATTTGGAAGGAATGACGATTGGCACGAAGATCGGTTCCACCAGCTTCGACTACCTGACCGAGACGCTTGGCGATACTGCGACCATTACGCCCTATCCGGGGTCGAGCGATATGTATATGGCTTTGCTGGGTGGCAGCGTCGACGCAGTGTTCTATGACGCTCCCAATGTCGGGTACTTCGCGCAAACCCGCGGTGAAGGTCGCGTGAAAGTCGTGGGCCCGCTTTACGAAGGGCAGCAGTACGGCATCGCCTTTGTCAAAGGCAGCGAACTGGTCGATCCGGTGAACGAAGCGCTGGCCGCGATGCGCGAAGACGGGACATATGACGAGATCCACACCAAGTGGTTCGGGTCCAGCAGCAATTAA
- the choX gene encoding choline ABC transporter substrate-binding protein: MLAAGQVSANCDSVSFSDVGWTDITTTTSATKQVVEALGYDVDVKVLSVPVTFSSLESDDIDVFLGNWIPAQNGAIKPYLDSGEVEQVRVNLEGTKYTLAVPTYAYEAGLQSYADIHKFRDELDEKIYGIEPGNEGNVYLVSLIEENKFDLEGFEVVESSEQGMLAQVRRLYDDEEPVVFLGWEPHPMNANFDLEYLPGGEDFFGGEGVVYTTTRKGFSEECPNLGKLLQNLEFTLPMENEIMGRILDDGEDADDATMEWMMANPEILDGWLDGVTTVDGNPGLPAVKEAFGL, from the coding sequence ATGCTGGCAGCAGGACAGGTCTCCGCCAATTGCGATAGCGTGTCCTTCTCGGATGTGGGGTGGACGGATATCACGACCACGACCTCTGCCACGAAGCAGGTCGTGGAAGCGCTCGGTTACGATGTCGACGTGAAGGTGCTGTCTGTGCCGGTGACGTTCTCGTCGCTTGAAAGCGATGATATCGATGTCTTTCTGGGCAACTGGATTCCCGCGCAAAATGGTGCCATCAAACCGTATCTCGATAGCGGCGAGGTCGAGCAGGTTCGGGTCAATCTCGAAGGGACCAAGTACACGCTTGCCGTGCCGACCTATGCCTATGAGGCCGGGCTGCAAAGCTACGCAGACATTCACAAGTTTCGTGACGAGCTTGACGAAAAGATCTACGGAATTGAGCCTGGCAATGAAGGCAACGTCTATCTCGTCAGCCTGATCGAAGAAAACAAGTTCGACCTTGAAGGGTTCGAAGTCGTTGAAAGCTCCGAGCAAGGAATGCTCGCACAGGTTCGTCGCCTTTATGACGATGAAGAACCCGTCGTCTTCCTGGGTTGGGAACCTCACCCGATGAACGCGAACTTTGACCTGGAATATCTGCCGGGCGGCGAGGACTTCTTCGGTGGTGAAGGCGTGGTCTACACCACGACCCGGAAAGGTTTCAGCGAGGAATGTCCGAACCTTGGGAAGCTGCTTCAGAATCTCGAATTCACGTTGCCGATGGAAAACGAAATCATGGGCAGAATTCTGGATGATGGCGAAGATGCAGATGATGCCACCATGGAATGGATGATGGCCAACCCAGAAATTCTGGACGGCTGGCTTGACGGTGTGACCACAGTAGACGGCAATCCTGGATTGCCCGCCGTCAAAGAGGCCTTCGGTCTGTAA